In Ancalomicrobiaceae bacterium S20, the following proteins share a genomic window:
- a CDS encoding acyl-[ACP]--phospholipid O-acyltransferase yields the protein MSASLLKTRRFAPLFWCQFFSALNDNFLKNALVFLILFHVVDGNAGALVTFAGAALVAPFFFLSALGGQLADRYDKALIARRLKFAEIFVAGVAVAGFSLHSIPILFTALAGFGVIAALFGPIKYGILPDHLEQGELPAGNALIESATFLAILLGTIIGGFAAAGGGDPAALSGIMVVFALICWLTARMIPRTGEGAPGLEIEANILASTVRLLIDLKREPKLWWLGLAVSWFWLIGAVTLSLLPTLVKTVIGGSEGLVTAFLAIFSIAIAVGSGLASWLSAHRIVLVPTAIAGVLMGIFALDVGLATRSIEHGAAAVGFFEFVATGPGLRLSLDLAGLAIAGGLYVVPAFAALQAWAGPERRARVVAATNVLNAAFMTLGALGMGAAQAKGLTVAGAFITLGIAGLAVGLFIFKTLPTHPMRDFIALLYRVLFRVEVTGQEHLAHLDGRTVIALNHASFLDAGLALSLMEREPVFAIDSVIATRWWVKPFLRIARALPLDPTRPMATRTLIRAVEAGDPLVIFPEGRITVTGALMKVYDGAGLIADKANAVVVPIRIEGLERTPFSHLKTEQTRRAWFPKVRVTILPPTRLDVDPTLKGRKRRQAAGTALYGVMSDLVFETTRIDRTVFASVVEAAEIHGLDRVAVEDPLTGALTYRRLLAGARVLGRKLSHGTEPGEAVAVMLPNANAAAATILGLMSAGRVPAMINFTAGPTNIASACRTVRAKTFVTSRAFVEKGRLQALIEGLPQDLRIVWLEDVRATVGFKDRLDGLVFGRRALVRRSPDDPAVILFTSGSEGAPKGVVLSSKNMLANCAQAAARIDFGRADKLFNVLPVFHSFGLTGGLILPLVSGVPIYLYPSPLHYRIVPELVYQVNATILFGTDTFLAGYARSGHPYDFRSIRYAIAGAEPVKTTTRQVWMEKFGIRILEGYGVTELSPVVALNTPMYNRFGTVGRLLPGLTARLEPVAGVEAGGRLWLKGPNVMLGYMKADNPGVIEPPAEGWHDTGDIVSIDAEGFVAIKGRAKRFAKVGGEMVSLAAVEALAGDLWPEAATAVATEPDPRKGERLIMLTTKAGADRASFQAYAKARGASDLMVPAEVAVVDKLPVLGSGKIDHLAVAQLVRERAAAQAAQ from the coding sequence ACGGCAATGCCGGCGCCCTGGTCACCTTCGCCGGCGCGGCGCTCGTCGCGCCGTTCTTCTTTCTCTCCGCGCTCGGCGGCCAACTGGCCGACCGCTACGACAAGGCGCTGATCGCGCGGCGGCTGAAGTTCGCCGAGATCTTCGTCGCCGGCGTCGCGGTCGCCGGCTTCTCGCTGCATTCGATCCCGATCCTGTTCACCGCGCTCGCCGGCTTCGGCGTCATCGCCGCGCTGTTCGGCCCGATCAAATACGGCATCCTGCCGGACCATCTCGAACAGGGCGAGCTGCCGGCCGGCAACGCGCTGATCGAAAGCGCGACCTTCCTCGCCATCCTGCTCGGCACGATCATCGGCGGCTTCGCGGCGGCCGGCGGCGGCGATCCGGCGGCGCTCTCGGGCATCATGGTGGTGTTCGCGCTGATCTGCTGGCTGACCGCACGCATGATCCCGCGCACCGGCGAAGGCGCGCCGGGCCTCGAGATCGAGGCCAATATTCTCGCCTCGACCGTCCGCCTGCTCATCGACCTCAAGCGCGAGCCGAAGCTCTGGTGGCTCGGGCTCGCGGTCTCCTGGTTCTGGCTCATCGGCGCGGTGACGCTGTCGCTGCTCCCGACGCTGGTGAAGACGGTGATCGGCGGCTCGGAAGGTCTGGTGACCGCGTTCCTGGCGATCTTCTCGATTGCGATCGCCGTCGGCTCCGGCCTGGCGAGCTGGCTCTCGGCGCATCGCATCGTGCTGGTGCCGACCGCCATCGCCGGCGTGCTGATGGGCATCTTCGCGCTCGACGTCGGGCTCGCGACGCGCTCGATCGAGCACGGCGCGGCCGCGGTCGGCTTCTTCGAATTCGTCGCCACCGGACCGGGCCTGCGGCTCTCGCTCGACCTCGCCGGCCTCGCCATCGCCGGCGGCCTCTATGTCGTGCCCGCCTTCGCGGCCTTGCAGGCCTGGGCCGGGCCGGAGCGCCGCGCGCGCGTGGTCGCCGCCACCAACGTGCTCAACGCCGCCTTCATGACCCTCGGCGCGCTCGGCATGGGCGCCGCGCAGGCCAAGGGCCTCACGGTCGCCGGCGCCTTCATCACGCTCGGCATCGCCGGCCTCGCGGTCGGGCTCTTCATCTTCAAGACGCTGCCGACCCATCCGATGCGCGACTTCATCGCGCTCCTCTACCGCGTGCTATTCCGCGTCGAAGTCACCGGTCAGGAACATCTCGCCCATCTCGACGGCCGCACCGTGATCGCGCTCAATCATGCGAGCTTTCTCGATGCCGGGCTCGCCCTGTCGCTGATGGAGCGCGAACCGGTGTTCGCGATCGACAGCGTCATCGCGACCCGCTGGTGGGTCAAACCGTTCCTGCGCATCGCCCGCGCCCTGCCGCTCGATCCGACGCGACCGATGGCGACGCGCACGCTGATCCGCGCCGTCGAGGCCGGTGATCCGCTGGTGATCTTCCCCGAAGGCCGCATCACGGTCACCGGCGCGCTGATGAAGGTCTATGACGGCGCCGGCCTGATCGCCGACAAGGCGAACGCCGTCGTCGTGCCGATCCGCATCGAAGGACTCGAGCGCACGCCGTTCAGCCACCTCAAGACGGAGCAGACGCGCAGGGCCTGGTTCCCGAAGGTGCGCGTCACGATCCTGCCGCCGACCCGGCTCGACGTCGATCCGACGCTCAAGGGCCGCAAGCGCCGACAGGCGGCGGGTACGGCGCTCTATGGCGTCATGTCGGATCTGGTGTTCGAGACGACGCGGATCGACCGCACCGTGTTCGCGTCGGTGGTCGAGGCGGCCGAGATCCACGGGCTCGACCGCGTCGCCGTCGAGGATCCGCTGACCGGTGCCCTCACCTATCGCCGCCTGCTCGCCGGCGCGCGGGTACTCGGCCGCAAGCTGTCGCACGGCACCGAGCCGGGCGAGGCGGTCGCCGTGATGCTGCCGAACGCCAATGCGGCCGCGGCGACCATCCTCGGCCTGATGTCGGCCGGTCGCGTCCCGGCCATGATCAACTTCACCGCCGGGCCGACCAACATCGCCAGCGCCTGCCGGACCGTGCGCGCGAAGACCTTCGTCACCTCGCGCGCCTTCGTCGAGAAGGGTCGGCTGCAGGCGCTGATCGAGGGGCTGCCGCAGGATCTCCGCATCGTCTGGCTCGAGGACGTGCGCGCGACCGTCGGCTTCAAGGACCGACTCGACGGCCTCGTGTTCGGCCGGCGCGCGCTCGTGCGCCGCTCGCCCGACGATCCGGCGGTGATCCTGTTCACCTCCGGCTCCGAGGGGGCGCCCAAGGGCGTCGTGCTGTCGTCGAAGAACATGCTCGCCAACTGCGCGCAAGCCGCGGCCCGCATCGATTTCGGCCGCGCCGACAAGCTCTTCAACGTGCTGCCGGTGTTCCACTCCTTCGGGCTGACGGGCGGCCTCATATTGCCGCTCGTCTCCGGCGTGCCGATCTATCTCTATCCCTCGCCGCTGCACTACCGGATCGTCCCGGAGCTGGTCTACCAGGTCAACGCGACGATCCTGTTCGGCACCGACACTTTCTTAGCCGGCTACGCGCGATCGGGGCACCCTTACGATTTCCGCTCGATCCGCTACGCGATCGCCGGCGCCGAACCGGTCAAGACGACGACCCGGCAGGTCTGGATGGAGAAGTTCGGCATCCGGATCCTGGAGGGTTACGGCGTGACCGAGCTGTCGCCGGTCGTGGCGCTCAATACGCCGATGTACAACCGTTTCGGCACGGTCGGCCGGCTGCTGCCGGGCCTGACGGCGCGGCTCGAGCCGGTGGCCGGCGTCGAGGCCGGCGGCCGGCTGTGGCTCAAGGGGCCGAACGTGATGCTCGGCTACATGAAGGCCGACAATCCCGGCGTGATCGAGCCACCGGCCGAAGGCTGGCACGACACCGGCGACATCGTCTCGATCGATGCGGAGGGCTTCGTCGCCATCAAGGGTCGCGCCAAGCGCTTCGCCAAGGTCGGCGGCGAGATGGTGAGTCTCGCGGCGGTCGAGGCGCTGGCCGGCGACCTGTGGCCGGAAGCGGCGACCGCCGTCGCCACCGAGCCGGACCCGCGCAAGGGCGAAAGGCTGATCATGCTGACGACAAAGGCCGGCGCCGACCGCGCCAGCTTCCAGGCCTACGCCAAGGCGCGCGGCGCCTCCGACCTGATGGTCCCGGCCGAGGTCGCCGTGGTCGACAAGCTGCCGGTGCTCGGCTCCGGCAAGATCGACCACCTCGCGGTGGCGCAGTTGGTGCGGGAGCGCGCGGCCGCGCAGGCCGCGCAATAG
- a CDS encoding DUF4337 domain-containing protein, whose translation MAELPTEHFEHAEHAKHAAAHGDRLTAYVSLTIAVLAVVAATVGSLETLSSGKAISAKNEAVLFQNKATDQWAFFQAKSIKKNMYEIAGAGDGPKKDDFLRQAKKNEDESNEIMKEARRLEHEAEARLHESETFEHRHHILTIAVTMLHVSIAVATISIISGGKRWPWYASILLGLVGSAVAGSAYAH comes from the coding sequence ATGGCCGAATTGCCGACCGAACATTTTGAACATGCCGAACATGCCAAGCACGCCGCCGCCCATGGCGATCGGCTGACTGCCTATGTCTCGTTGACGATCGCTGTCCTCGCCGTGGTCGCCGCGACCGTCGGCAGCCTGGAGACCCTGTCGAGCGGCAAGGCGATTTCGGCCAAGAACGAGGCGGTGCTGTTCCAGAACAAGGCGACCGACCAGTGGGCGTTCTTCCAGGCCAAGAGCATCAAGAAGAACATGTACGAGATCGCCGGTGCCGGTGATGGTCCGAAGAAGGACGACTTCCTCCGCCAGGCCAAGAAGAACGAGGACGAGAGCAACGAGATCATGAAGGAGGCGCGTCGCCTCGAGCACGAGGCGGAGGCGCGGCTGCACGAGAGCGAAACCTTCGAGCACCGCCATCACATCCTGACCATCGCGGTCACCATGCTGCATGTCTCGATCGCGGTGGCGACCATCTCGATCATCTCGGGCGGCAAGCGCTGGCCCTGGTATGCCTCGATCCTGCTCGGCCTGGTCGGCTCGGCGGTGGCCGGCAGCGCCTACGCGCATTGA
- the wrbA gene encoding NAD(P)H:quinone oxidoreductase type IV, translating to MTKVLVLYYSSYGHIETMAYAVAEGVRSAGAEAVVKRVPELVPEAVAKASHFKLDQAAPIATVEELPQYDAIIFGAGTRFGSVASQMRNFIDQTGGLWFSGALVGKVGSIFTSSATQHGGQESTILGLIPTLLHHGMVVVGLPYAFQGQMGVDEVKGGSPYGATTITDGDGSRQPSAVELDAARFQGKHVASIAAKLKG from the coding sequence ATGACCAAGGTTCTCGTTCTCTATTACTCGTCCTACGGCCACATCGAGACCATGGCCTATGCCGTGGCCGAGGGCGTGCGCTCGGCCGGCGCCGAGGCGGTCGTGAAGCGCGTGCCGGAACTGGTTCCGGAGGCGGTCGCCAAGGCGTCGCATTTCAAGCTCGACCAGGCAGCGCCGATCGCGACCGTCGAGGAGCTGCCGCAGTATGACGCGATCATCTTCGGCGCCGGCACCCGCTTCGGCTCGGTCGCCTCGCAGATGCGCAACTTCATCGACCAGACCGGCGGCCTTTGGTTCTCCGGCGCGCTGGTCGGCAAGGTCGGCTCGATCTTCACGTCGTCGGCGACGCAGCACGGCGGTCAGGAATCGACCATCCTCGGCCTGATCCCGACCCTGCTGCATCACGGCATGGTCGTCGTCGGCCTGCCCTACGCCTTCCAGGGCCAGATGGGCGTTGACGAAGTCAAGGGCGGCTCGCCCTATGGCGCCACCACCATCACCGACGGCGACGGCTCGCGTCAGCCGAGCGCGGTCGAGCTCGATGCCGCCCGCTTCCAGGGCAAGCACGTCGCCTCGATCGCGGCGAAGCTCAAGGGCTGA
- a CDS encoding multidrug efflux RND transporter permease subunit, producing the protein MRFAHFFVDRPIFASVVSILMVLIGSIAYLALPVAQYPEIAPPTIVVRATYPGADSETVAATVAAPLEEQINGVEDMLYMSSYSSNDGSMQLTITFKLGTDLNKAQVLVQNRVAIAQPRLPATVQSLGVTTAKSSPDIMMVAVMYSPDGSYDPLYVSNYARNNVRDVLLRLDGVGDVTIFGERLYALRVWLDPDKLSAYSLTSGDVLDAVRGQNVQVSGGALGSQPSPADTAFQFVVKTQGRFEDANQFRDIIVRSTADGRVIRLKDVARIEIAAQDYTNASSLNGKPSVALGIFQRPGTNALASANQIKAKMEELAKSFPAGITYSIPFNPTEYIQASVDEVYKTLGEAVFLVVIVVLVFLQSWRTAIIPILAIPVSLIGTFAALAALGFSLNNLTLFGLVLAIGIVVDDAIVVVENVERNIALGMKPRDAAHETMDEVGTAVVAIALVLSAVFIPTAFIPGITGQFYRQFAVTIAVSTIISAINSLTLSPAMAAILLKPHEEHNKPTRNPLTRLGRWAASKFNNGFDKSANGYARVVAFVVHHRFLMLLVYGGLLFGTGYIAKILPTGFIPAQDQGYAIVVVQLPDGASLGRTQEVILRAGERVRNVEGVLATVEVAGLNAATFTPASNGAVLFVPFKSFDERLPRGRTAQVIVADIMKTLAPIQEAFTVAVPPPPVRGLGNQGGFKIQIQNREGADPRGILGLTYQMMGMAAKDPRLTGVFTTFTATTPQIYLEVDRTKAQMLNVPINAIFEALQNNLGTAYINDFNAFGRVYQVRAQADARFRQTKEDILQLKVRSARGALVPLGTMVSIKDVSGPGIVQRYNMYTSVPLQGNSAPGVSSSEGLKAMEEIAQKVLPPGTGYEWTEIAYQERLAGNSAAYIFALAVVFVFLLLAAQYESWALPLAIVLIVPMSVGSALVGVMFRGMDNNVLTQIGLVVLVGLAAKNAILIVEFANQFEVQDRRGPVAAVVEACRLRLRPILMTAFAFILGVVPLAIAVGPGAEMRQALGTAVSFGMFGVTFFGLFLTPVFYVAIRAVVMRMRRKHWHAKHGDDGHGPEGHAGGGDARHRPEGGGAPAGGDPVPNPAG; encoded by the coding sequence ATGCGGTTCGCCCACTTCTTCGTCGATCGGCCGATCTTCGCCTCGGTGGTTTCCATCCTGATGGTGCTGATCGGCTCGATCGCCTATCTGGCACTGCCGGTCGCCCAGTATCCCGAGATCGCGCCGCCGACCATCGTCGTCCGCGCGACCTATCCGGGCGCCGATTCCGAGACGGTCGCGGCGACGGTCGCCGCGCCGCTCGAGGAACAGATCAACGGCGTCGAGGACATGCTCTACATGTCCTCCTACTCGTCGAACGACGGGTCGATGCAGCTGACGATCACTTTCAAGCTCGGCACCGACCTCAACAAGGCGCAGGTTCTGGTGCAGAACCGCGTCGCCATCGCGCAGCCGCGCCTGCCGGCGACGGTCCAGTCGCTCGGCGTGACCACGGCCAAGTCGTCGCCCGACATCATGATGGTCGCGGTGATGTACTCGCCGGACGGCTCCTACGATCCGCTCTACGTCTCGAACTACGCGCGCAACAACGTCCGCGACGTGCTCCTGCGCCTCGACGGCGTCGGCGACGTCACGATCTTCGGCGAACGCCTCTATGCGCTGCGCGTCTGGCTCGATCCGGACAAGCTGTCGGCCTATTCGCTGACCTCGGGCGACGTGCTCGACGCTGTGCGCGGGCAGAACGTGCAGGTCTCGGGCGGCGCGCTCGGCAGCCAGCCGTCGCCGGCCGACACCGCCTTCCAGTTCGTGGTCAAGACGCAGGGCCGCTTCGAGGACGCCAACCAGTTCCGCGACATCATCGTCCGCTCGACCGCCGACGGCCGCGTGATCCGGCTGAAGGACGTCGCGCGCATCGAGATCGCCGCGCAGGACTACACCAACGCCTCGTCGCTGAACGGGAAGCCCTCGGTCGCGCTCGGCATCTTCCAGCGTCCGGGCACCAACGCGCTGGCCAGCGCCAACCAGATCAAGGCCAAGATGGAGGAGCTCGCCAAGAGCTTCCCGGCGGGCATCACCTATTCGATTCCGTTCAACCCGACCGAATATATCCAGGCGTCGGTCGACGAGGTCTACAAGACCCTCGGCGAGGCGGTGTTCCTGGTCGTGATCGTCGTCCTGGTGTTCCTGCAGTCCTGGCGCACCGCGATCATCCCGATCCTGGCGATCCCGGTCTCGCTGATCGGCACCTTCGCCGCGCTCGCCGCACTCGGCTTCTCGCTCAACAACCTGACGCTGTTCGGCCTCGTGCTGGCGATCGGCATCGTCGTCGACGACGCGATCGTCGTGGTCGAGAACGTCGAGCGCAACATCGCGCTCGGCATGAAGCCGCGCGATGCCGCACATGAGACCATGGACGAGGTCGGCACCGCCGTCGTCGCCATCGCGCTCGTGCTGTCGGCGGTGTTCATCCCGACCGCCTTCATCCCCGGCATCACCGGCCAGTTCTATCGCCAGTTCGCCGTGACCATCGCGGTCTCGACGATCATCTCGGCGATCAACTCGCTGACCCTGTCGCCGGCCATGGCCGCGATCCTGCTGAAGCCGCACGAGGAGCACAACAAGCCGACGCGCAATCCGCTGACGCGGCTCGGGCGCTGGGCGGCTTCGAAGTTCAACAACGGCTTCGACAAGTCGGCGAACGGCTACGCGCGCGTCGTCGCCTTCGTGGTGCACCATCGGTTCCTGATGCTGCTCGTCTACGGCGGCCTGCTGTTCGGTACCGGCTATATCGCCAAGATCCTGCCGACCGGCTTCATTCCGGCCCAGGACCAGGGCTATGCGATCGTGGTCGTGCAGTTGCCCGACGGCGCCTCGCTCGGCCGCACGCAGGAGGTGATCCTCCGGGCCGGCGAGCGCGTGCGCAATGTCGAGGGCGTGCTGGCGACCGTCGAGGTCGCCGGCCTCAACGCCGCGACCTTCACGCCGGCCTCGAACGGCGCCGTGCTGTTCGTGCCGTTCAAGTCGTTCGACGAGCGCCTGCCGCGCGGCCGCACGGCGCAGGTGATCGTCGCCGACATCATGAAGACGCTGGCGCCGATCCAGGAGGCCTTCACCGTGGCTGTGCCGCCGCCGCCGGTGCGCGGCCTCGGCAACCAGGGCGGCTTCAAGATCCAGATCCAGAACCGCGAGGGCGCCGACCCGCGCGGCATCCTCGGCCTGACCTATCAGATGATGGGCATGGCGGCGAAGGACCCGCGCCTGACCGGCGTGTTCACCACCTTCACCGCCACGACGCCGCAGATCTACCTCGAGGTCGATCGCACCAAGGCGCAGATGCTGAACGTGCCGATCAACGCCATCTTCGAGGCGTTGCAGAACAATCTCGGCACGGCCTACATCAACGACTTCAACGCCTTCGGCCGCGTCTACCAGGTGCGCGCCCAGGCGGACGCCCGCTTCCGCCAGACCAAGGAGGACATCCTCCAGCTCAAGGTCCGCTCGGCGCGCGGTGCGCTGGTGCCGCTCGGCACCATGGTCTCGATCAAGGACGTCTCGGGTCCTGGCATCGTGCAGCGCTACAACATGTACACCTCGGTGCCGCTGCAGGGGAATTCGGCGCCCGGCGTCTCGTCGAGCGAGGGCCTGAAGGCAATGGAGGAGATCGCCCAGAAGGTCCTGCCGCCGGGTACCGGCTACGAGTGGACCGAGATCGCCTACCAGGAACGGCTCGCCGGCAACTCGGCCGCCTACATCTTCGCGCTCGCGGTGGTGTTCGTGTTCCTGCTCCTGGCGGCGCAGTACGAAAGCTGGGCTCTGCCGCTGGCGATCGTTCTCATCGTGCCCATGTCGGTCGGCAGCGCGCTCGTGGGTGTGATGTTCCGCGGCATGGACAACAATGTGCTGACCCAGATCGGTCTCGTGGTGCTGGTCGGCCTCGCAGCCAAGAACGCGATCCTGATCGTCGAGTTCGCCAACCAGTTCGAGGTTCAGGACCGCCGTGGCCCGGTCGCCGCCGTGGTGGAAGCCTGCCGCCTGCGCTTGCGCCCGATCCTGATGACGGCCTTCGCCTTCATCCTCGGCGTCGTGCCGCTGGCGATCGCGGTCGGCCCGGGCGCGGAGATGCGTCAGGCGCTCGGTACGGCGGTGTCGTTCGGCATGTTCGGCGTCACCTTCTTCGGCCTGTTCCTGACGCCGGTGTTCTACGTCGCCATCCGCGCCGTCGTCATGCGCATGCGCCGCAAGCACTGGCACGCCAAGCACGGTGACGACGGTCACGGCCCCGAGGGCCACGCCGGCGGCGGCGATGCGCGGCATCGGCCGGAGGGTGGCGGCGCTCCGGCGGGTGGGGACCCGGTTCCGAACCCGGCCGGTTGA
- a CDS encoding efflux RND transporter periplasmic adaptor subunit, with product MIFRRFTATVAIAAIGIAAAVPAAFAQGAPAGGPPVTVAKPIVKDVQEWAYFTGRFDATASVDVRARVGGYLEKVHFVDGSLVKKGDLLFTIDPRPYRASADQSEAAVKVSETAVEFAKNDLDRAMQLQKSGNITDQTADQRRQAYLQAQAQLAGNRAALVNAKLNLEFTEVRAPMDGRISRRLVAEGNIVAANDTLLTTIVTIDPIDFYFDVDEQNFLAYTRNMHGASGSIVGDNAFVGTSDEAEPARKATIDFADNRVDALTGTLRVRAKVPNPDGFLTPGLFGRIKVPASKMHPGVLVPDEAIASDQTRRIVYQVADDGSVTPKPVVPGPKIDGYRLIRSGIDGSEQIVVNGIVRIRPGVKVTPQPTTLPPVRNAP from the coding sequence ATGATTTTCCGACGCTTCACCGCGACGGTCGCCATTGCCGCGATCGGGATCGCGGCGGCCGTGCCGGCGGCTTTCGCCCAAGGGGCGCCGGCGGGCGGTCCGCCGGTGACCGTCGCCAAGCCCATCGTCAAGGACGTGCAGGAGTGGGCCTATTTCACCGGCCGCTTCGACGCCACCGCCTCGGTCGACGTCCGCGCACGCGTCGGCGGCTATCTTGAGAAGGTGCATTTCGTCGACGGTAGCCTGGTGAAGAAGGGCGACCTGCTGTTCACCATCGACCCGCGCCCCTATCGCGCCTCCGCCGATCAGTCCGAGGCGGCGGTCAAGGTGTCGGAGACCGCGGTCGAGTTCGCCAAGAACGATCTCGACCGGGCGATGCAGCTGCAGAAGTCCGGCAACATCACCGATCAGACCGCCGATCAGCGCCGGCAGGCCTACCTGCAGGCCCAGGCGCAGCTCGCCGGCAATCGCGCCGCGCTGGTCAATGCCAAGCTGAACCTCGAGTTCACCGAGGTGCGCGCGCCGATGGACGGCCGCATCTCGCGGCGTCTGGTCGCCGAGGGCAACATCGTCGCCGCCAACGACACGCTGCTCACCACCATCGTGACGATCGACCCGATCGACTTCTACTTCGATGTCGACGAGCAGAATTTCCTCGCCTACACGCGCAACATGCACGGCGCGAGCGGCAGCATCGTGGGCGACAATGCCTTCGTCGGCACCTCCGACGAGGCCGAACCCGCGCGCAAGGCGACCATCGACTTCGCCGACAACCGCGTCGATGCGCTGACCGGCACCCTGCGCGTCCGCGCCAAGGTGCCGAACCCCGACGGTTTCCTGACCCCGGGCCTGTTCGGCCGCATCAAGGTGCCGGCGAGCAAGATGCATCCGGGCGTTTTGGTTCCCGACGAGGCGATCGCCAGCGACCAGACCCGCCGGATCGTCTATCAGGTCGCCGACGACGGCTCGGTCACGCCGAAGCCGGTCGTGCCGGGACCGAAGATCGACGGCTACCGGCTTATCCGCTCCGGCATCGACGGTTCAGAGCAGATCGTCGTCAATGGCATCGTGCGCATCCGGCCGGGCGTGAAGGTCACGCCGCAGCCGACCACGCTGCCGCCGGTCCGCAACGCCCCCTGA
- a CDS encoding NepR family anti-sigma factor, which translates to MIEYPSSRVVTAMSHRDRNPKVPSSDGLKARPSDTPQARPANAPKAPPVDGKVQVQIGRRLRSSYEVVLQDGLTDRMKSLLDALDRIEEPEPADMPPPAALKAGGENRA; encoded by the coding sequence GTGATCGAGTACCCGAGTTCCAGAGTCGTGACCGCTATGAGCCATCGTGATCGAAACCCCAAGGTCCCGTCGTCCGACGGGCTGAAGGCCCGCCCGAGTGACACGCCCCAGGCGAGGCCGGCCAACGCCCCCAAGGCGCCGCCGGTCGACGGCAAGGTGCAGGTCCAGATCGGTCGACGCCTGCGCTCGTCCTACGAGGTCGTGCTCCAGGACGGGCTCACCGACCGGATGAAGTCCCTGCTGGACGCGCTGGACCGGATCGAGGAGCCGGAGCCTGCCGACATGCCGCCGCCGGCGGCGCTGAAAGCGGGCGGTGAAAATCGCGCGTGA
- a CDS encoding response regulator — protein sequence MSLAHAIAPHLPYLRRYARALTGTQGVGDKYVAAALEAIVADPGVYDASLSARVAIYKVFSRIWNSLPLNGRAEPRDIFDPADRRIEAITPLPRQAFLLTAVEGFDLDDAAEILNVGRSDVGDLVDEAGRQISEQVVTDVLVIEDEPFIAMDIESLVESLGHRVIGNARTHREAVAMVKARKPGLVLADIQLADGSSGLDAVNDILREMSVPVIFITAYPERLLTGERPEPTFLVTKPFRDDAVKAVISQALFFDSAAETPIRAAG from the coding sequence ATGTCGCTCGCCCACGCGATCGCGCCCCACCTGCCCTACCTGCGCCGTTACGCCCGCGCTCTGACCGGAACCCAGGGCGTCGGAGACAAATATGTCGCCGCCGCGCTCGAAGCGATCGTGGCGGACCCCGGCGTCTACGATGCGTCGCTGTCCGCGCGCGTCGCGATCTACAAGGTGTTCTCCCGGATCTGGAACTCGCTGCCGCTCAACGGCCGCGCCGAGCCGCGCGACATCTTCGATCCGGCGGATCGGCGGATCGAAGCGATCACGCCGCTGCCGCGGCAAGCGTTCCTGCTCACCGCCGTCGAGGGTTTCGATCTCGACGACGCGGCCGAGATCCTGAACGTCGGCCGGAGCGACGTCGGCGACCTCGTCGACGAAGCAGGCCGGCAGATCAGCGAGCAGGTCGTGACCGACGTGCTCGTGATCGAGGACGAGCCGTTCATCGCGATGGATATCGAGTCGCTCGTCGAGAGCCTCGGCCATCGCGTGATCGGCAACGCGCGAACCCATCGCGAGGCCGTCGCCATGGTGAAAGCGCGCAAGCCGGGGCTGGTGCTCGCCGACATTCAACTGGCCGACGGCTCGTCGGGCCTCGACGCGGTCAACGACATCCTGCGCGAGATGAGCGTGCCGGTGATCTTCATCACCGCCTATCCCGAGCGGCTTCTGACCGGCGAACGGCCCGAACCGACCTTCCTGGTGACGAAGCCGTTCCGGGACGACGCGGTCAAGGCCGTGATCAGTCAGGCGCTGTTCTTCGACAGCGCGGCCGAGACGCCGATCCGGGCGGCGGGCTGA